Genomic window (Rhododendron vialii isolate Sample 1 chromosome 4a, ASM3025357v1):
GGCCTTAGCATCTGAACTCTCGATAGAGTACTTCCTTTCTAAACTTTTTTTCCCATAGAATGAACAAGTAGAAACGGTTCTGCGTAATGTTTATTTCAGCTTTATGATTTCATAGGGAATACCTATAGAAGGGTTTTGATGCTTATGAGCAGCATTGACAAATTCTTTTGGATTTCTTATTCAAATCTTTATGTCTGCAGGGAAGTTGATGAATTACGAGAAGAACTGAGAAAATACTGTCACCAAGCTGTATGTGGTTCAGTAAGGGTAGCTTATAAGTTGCTCAAGaactgtttttttggttttttttcccatGGTGGTTTATGCCTTTTGCTTCCTTTGTAGGCTGCAGATTTCTTAGTCAAGTATCCAGAGGAACTCAAGCAAACAGATACATGTTCAGTGGTAAGAAGATAGATTACTCCTGTGTTCtttgatatgtttttttttcctttttcctcaGTTGTTCTtgcatttcttcttcttttcctgtCTTGTTCATATTCATAAGTCAAAGTGGGTTTTTATTGCAGTCTATTTCTTAAAATTACATTGCTTCAATAGCCTGGGTTTCTTGTggtttatacttttttttttccagacaaagaaacaaaaatatacaTGTGTTTGTAGCTACTTGACAATTATATGCATGAACTGCTATCCATTATTCAATACCAATTTACTAggaaaatatttcattttctgtaaTCAAGGATATAATTTCAGTTACGAAGTTGAATGAATGATCcatgaattttgatgatttattGGTGATGACGCAAATGGATAGATGATAATTCCTTACGAATCTGCAATAATGGTTCTGTTGCATTATGGATTCTGGGggtctatcttttttttttaatcttcgtGATTTTGGTCATTAAGTTGTCAGGTCTGTTACAGGTCGAAACTGTATCAAACAGAAGTGATTCAGGAGATGAGATGGCATCTTGCAATCAGCAAGAGGGTGAAGTTCTAAATTACAGTGACAAGAAGATCGGTGATGCCTTTGTTATGCGGTCTAGTTGCCCTCAAGAAGAGTTATTGCATGCAAGATCCTTGATTGAAACAATGGAATCCGAGCAGGTCCGTCTGATCAAAGAGCTGCAGCTTATGCAGGAGGAGAATTGTATATACCGGGAAATCCTAAGCAATAAGGACCTGATAGACAGAGAATCTGTGCTTAAGCTTGAAAACTTCTGCAAGGagaaaagtgattttgaaaataaaagagaggcTGTTGATATGGGAAACAGCAACGATATCAGGTCAGTGTCTTTGCAAGCTAAGTTGGACAAGATGATCAAGGAACTTGACGAGGCTCGGTCACTTAATTGCCAATATCAAGAGGATCAAGTAACGCAGCTATCTTGGAAGCACCAAACTGAATTAGTCTGTGAACAAGTTGAGATGGAAACAGCTAaaacaattcttcatttacagGAAGAGGTGGCTGCCCTTCAGTCAGAACTTGAGAAGAGATTATGTTACACGGCTGAAGAAAATATGAGACTGAGAGACAAAGTAGCAGCTAGAGAGGATGAAATTAGGGTGGTGTCGATGGAGTGGGAAAGGGCAACTTTGGAGCTAACAAGCTTTCTTATAGAGGGCTCTAAATCCCTCAAAGATGCCTCCGGCCAGATAGAAAGCATTGCTTGTTCATTTCCTCATGAAAATGTTTGTCTTGGTGAACAGGTTGAGAGGGCTGCTAAAGTTTGTGTTGAAAAAGAAGTAACAATTCTACTACTACATAAAAGCCTGGAGGATGCGCGAATGTTGGTATTGGAAATGGAGCAGAAGTTAAAGTCCCttaagggagcaacagtggctTTAACTGAAGCTCAGCAGCATGATAATGATGCAAGCATCAAGGAGGCAATTCAGTTGTCTATGCTGTTGAATTCTGATGTCAACATGATTGATATGTTAGAGAACAAACTAACATACAAGGAGGATCCTTGTACTGAAGCAGAAAACGATGCTAATGGTGTATTCTCGGGGGAGAACAGGCTCTCTGATTGTGCAGAGGTTTTTCTCAGAAACAATTCTGAACAAGATATTTCCGTGTTAAAAACTGCTATTTCCTCTGGAGTAGGAAACCAACAAATTTGTGAGATGAAGGCTCATGAAAATGGTTTAGCCCTAGATGATATGAAAGGTCCACTTGAGCTGGCAAGGGTGGTACTGTTGGAAAGTACGGATGTTATTTACACATGTTGTGCTGACACTGAAATTTATTTATCAGCCCTCCAGAGTGACGTTCACGAGGCTTCTTCTCTTTATAGGGAGTTGGTTCAGGGCTTTGTGGAAAATATTCACGAGATGAGGAAGAACTTTGTGGAGTTAAAGGAAAATTGTAGAAATTGTAGATTGCAGAGGGTGGAAATTCCATCAAGTGAAGAAAAGATCCCAGAGCAGGAAAACCAGTATTTTCTGCTACAGAAAATAAGAGACGAACTCTCTGAAACAAATGACAGACTGAATACAATAAGaggttgcattttcaaattatGGACTACACATGATTCCTCAGTTAGAGCTGAAGATTTAGTAGAAGAATTAGATACATGGAGTGCTGTTTGTTCTACTTCAGGCTCTGATCCTTCAGCTGAATCTGTTGCTCCAGAAAAGAGTTTATATGGATCTTCATCTACTTGCTGCAATGTTTATCTTGGAGAAATAAGTGAACAAGAGCTAGACCTTGAAGGAAGCTCAACATCTTCCACTGATGTTAATGAATTACAGAAGTCCTCAGGGCTTATCAAGAGTTCGATTCATGACAAATCAACAAAACTGCATTTgaaagaagaactcaagaaagcCAACGATGCTTTCAATGACGTAAATGTTCAGTTTGCAGCACTTTTCCAGACGACAGAAATTGGAGATTGGTCTAACACAGGTGTATGTTTCCAGGAATCACCTGGTTTTGTGAATGGTAATAAGAAGCATATGGTTAGCAGAGGATTTAATCAGCACAAAAAATTGGAGGTGAGTCCAGAGCTCCAAGCTTTTGAGTTGATAATGCGGGAAGCAGAAGCAGGCTATTACAATGTGAGAGAGGTAATAACTATATATGACTTGCACATGCAAATCCTCTTCATAAATTACACATAAATTCATGGCGAACGCAtagttccatttcttttccatttATATTTGTAATCAGCCTAATTAATTTGAAGCTCCTGTAAACATCATTAGAGAGATCAcagatcttttcttttctgtgttTAAACATGCAGCTCATCAGTCATCAAAAAATAAGTCAGGCCAGTAGCTTCTTCACCAAATTTGAGGAAGCCCATGCAACTATGAAAGAAGCTGATGTCATGCTAAATGCTTTGCTGAAGGCAAATCAAAATGCAAAAGAATTGACTGGTGTGTGGAAACAAGCAGGTGAAGAATTGATGGTGGAGAAAGAAGGCTTGATTAAAGAAATTGAACAACTAAAAGTGTTTATCTGTTTGAAAGATGGAGAGACTGAAATGCTGCAGGATCAGATTCATTACAATTTGCAAGAAGTAGAAAATTCAGTATCCCTACTTGAAGAGTCTTTTCTGCGCATGCAAAGAGATGTGGAGGAAATGTTCAAGGTCATATATTCCGATTCATTAACAATGGCAAAGGACATACTACACTGCTTTTGCAACTCAAGATCATCCTTGGAAGACATTTGCTCTGAGACAATGGGGCAAGGATTCGCCCCACTGAGACTGCACCAGTACCATGTTGGAAAATCTCCCAATCTCAGTAGAGATCCTGGCTTCCATGAAGCCCGACTCCAAGAAAGATGTCTAGTAATGAATACATCGGTAAGTGAACCTACCACTGTCGTCAATGGTGTGAGATGCGTAGAGGAAGGAGATCAAAGTACACTTTCCAAAAAGTTGGAAAGTAGAGAGTCATCTCCAGCTGATGATGATCTTATGGATGAAAATTTGTTCCTAAAGAAAGAGTTAGAGCGGAAAGAAGAAGTATTGAAGGGTTTGCTTTTTGATTTTAGCTTGTTGCAAGAATCAGCTTCCACCATAAAGGACATGAAAGATGAATCTGAAAAACTAATTGTTGTTTTAAGCCAAGTGCAGCAAGAGTTACAAATGAAAACAAATCAGCTCAATGACGTGCTGGTTCAGAACACAAAACTAGAAGATCGTTTGGTTGATACCGAAACTGCTCTATTTATCTCAGATTCTCATCTTGAGCAAGCTAAAGGAACAGTTGACATTTTATCAAACCAAATTGCTGAGTTGAGAATGCTCTTGGAGGATCTTTACCTCGGAAAATCAGAAGTTGAGGTCCAATTGGAAGAACAGAGGGAGGTTGTCAAAAGTTTAGAAGAAGAAATTCTCCGAATCAATTCTTCGTCGGAGACAAAACTAGTTTCTTCAATTGAAGATATGGAAGATGATTTGAAGAGTGTCACCATTGAGAGAGACCATCTCCGAGAACAGGTTGGCTCCCTGCAAGATAGGCTTGAACTGGCTTATTCTTTAGTTGATGAAAATGAAGCTATAACTGTTGAAGCCCGACAGGTATGAACAATTGAAGAACTATGACAATTGtagttaaatttattttttccactTCTCCTAAACTTGGAATGTTTCTTCCAGGAATCAGAAGCATGTAAAGTATATGCTGAGCAAAAGGAAGAGGAGGTTAAGATTTTAGAACGTTCTGTCCAGGAGCTTGAGTGTACCGTCAATGTTTTGGAGAAAAAGGTAGATTCTTTTCATAGATAAGATCTGAGGCTTGTAGATGAGTGATACACTGACAAGTTTTCTGAAAACCTCTCTGTACAATCCTGGTTCTTGGATGCCTAGATTCAGTTGGCTTTCCATGAATTGTGTGCCCTGTGATGGAAAAGAGCTTTCTAATTTCCTTTTAGAGTTATTTGACACAGATTTCTATCCTTTGCTTGTTTGTTTCTCAGCCAACCAAATTATGTGATTGCTGTCTTAGGTGAATGAAATGGAAGAGGAAGTAGAAAAACACAAGCTAACAAGAGATTCTCTTGAGTTTGAACTCCAAGCGCTTAAAGAGAGAATGCTAACAGTAGAAAACTTCACAGAAGTTATGGGTTCTGATAACTCGGATGTCGAGCAACAACCTGAAGATCAACTTTCTAGGTCAGAACTGATGCTTGCTTTCTTGGTACAAATGTCTTAGTTCCCTTTCATATTAATATTGGCGTCAAAGAAATGAATTTGTTGCAGGCAACTGCATAATAAATCCGTGGAACTTCACGAGGCAGTCAAGCGGATAAGActtcttgaagaagaaaaagcagAACAGTCTAAAGAGGTGCGGCTGCTATTTTTATGGAGttgaatctcattgaaagtgAAATTCCTAGCTGTACTATTAGATGTTTATTAACCTTATCTTGTGCTGTTCTCTCTCAGATGAAACAATGCAAAGA
Coding sequences:
- the LOC131321996 gene encoding kinesin-like protein KIN-12C isoform X1, with the protein product MSKDNSSDRFLFSKTARNEGNENDFETEPSATHFPPPRTPLNSIPDPSQYHRETQDPDFESKDKLGSTRANPRIFATPRVYGRGKAQSEPNSVQTTPVRSVYRVSNVGSTSGNFGVSRAPQYSGARGGSFSRVSRGIPLLNSEQSIEIPHFELVEDPYFWRDHNVQVLIRIRPLNNTEMVSQGYGQCLRQESAQTLVWLGHPEARFTFDHIACETISQEKLFRVAGLPMVDNCMSGYNSCMFAYGQTGSGKTHTMMGEICQMDGKLNEDCGITPRIFEYLFTRISEEEEGRRDERLNYSCKCSFLEIYNEQITDLLEPSSSNLQLREDLKKGVYVENLTEHSVNTVDDVLKLLLQGAANRKIAATYMNSESSRSHSVFTCTIESHWEKDSTTHIRFGRLNLVDLAGSERQKSSGAEGDRLKEAVNINKSLSTLGLVIMSLVDVAHGKHRHVPYRDSRLTFLLQDSLGGNSKTTIIANVSPSICSANETLSTLKFAQRAKLIQNNAKVNEDASGNVTALQRQIQQLQGQLSFLMEHYNVSKPVSNFVPKLQQSNLGHSLEGNMCDDHNTQMAGNRKMVCLEATLVGALRREKLAETAARRLDAEIEQMNRLAQQREEDAQRAKMILRFREEKIKRLELFADGLLSADKYLMEENNILKEEIQLLQGRIDRNPELTRFALENVRLLNQIRLFQEFYKQGEREKLLAEISELRNQLLETLQGNYGMHKFVYGTEQDNDAIKEVEDCKNMNSKLMREVDELREELRKYCHQAVCGSAADFLVKYPEELKQTDTCSVLSGLLQVETVSNRSDSGDEMASCNQQEGEVLNYSDKKIGDAFVMRSSCPQEELLHARSLIETMESEQVRLIKELQLMQEENCIYREILSNKDLIDRESVLKLENFCKEKSDFENKREAVDMGNSNDIRSVSLQAKLDKMIKELDEARSLNCQYQEDQVTQLSWKHQTELVCEQVEMETAKTILHLQEEVAALQSELEKRLCYTAEENMRLRDKVAAREDEIRVVSMEWERATLELTSFLIEGSKSLKDASGQIESIACSFPHENVCLGEQVERAAKVCVEKEVTILLLHKSLEDARMLVLEMEQKLKSLKGATVALTEAQQHDNDASIKEAIQLSMLLNSDVNMIDMLENKLTYKEDPCTEAENDANGVFSGENRLSDCAEVFLRNNSEQDISVLKTAISSGVGNQQICEMKAHENGLALDDMKGPLELARVVLLESTDVIYTCCADTEIYLSALQSDVHEASSLYRELVQGFVENIHEMRKNFVELKENCRNCRLQRVEIPSSEEKIPEQENQYFLLQKIRDELSETNDRLNTIRGCIFKLWTTHDSSVRAEDLVEELDTWSAVCSTSGSDPSAESVAPEKSLYGSSSTCCNVYLGEISEQELDLEGSSTSSTDVNELQKSSGLIKSSIHDKSTKLHLKEELKKANDAFNDVNVQFAALFQTTEIGDWSNTGVCFQESPGFVNGNKKHMVSRGFNQHKKLEVSPELQAFELIMREAEAGYYNVRELISHQKISQASSFFTKFEEAHATMKEADVMLNALLKANQNAKELTGVWKQAGEELMVEKEGLIKEIEQLKVFICLKDGETEMLQDQIHYNLQEVENSVSLLEESFLRMQRDVEEMFKVIYSDSLTMAKDILHCFCNSRSSLEDICSETMGQGFAPLRLHQYHVGKSPNLSRDPGFHEARLQERCLVMNTSVSEPTTVVNGVRCVEEGDQSTLSKKLESRESSPADDDLMDENLFLKKELERKEEVLKGLLFDFSLLQESASTIKDMKDESEKLIVVLSQVQQELQMKTNQLNDVLVQNTKLEDRLVDTETALFISDSHLEQAKGTVDILSNQIAELRMLLEDLYLGKSEVEVQLEEQREVVKSLEEEILRINSSSETKLVSSIEDMEDDLKSVTIERDHLREQVGSLQDRLELAYSLVDENEAITVEARQESEACKVYAEQKEEEVKILERSVQELECTVNVLEKKVNEMEEEVEKHKLTRDSLEFELQALKERMLTVENFTEVMGSDNSDVEQQPEDQLSRQLHNKSVELHEAVKRIRLLEEEKAEQSKEMKQCKEYISELVLHAEAQASQYQHKYKTLEDMVRDVKSDEPTLTSAALSSEKTEKSSMRQRGSSSPFRCISSLVQQMNVEKDQELSQARFRIEELEALAASRQKEVCMLNTRLAAAESMTHDVIRDLLGVKLDMTNYANLVDQYQLQKLMEDTHLQAQESIAMEREIHDLRRQMNDLVDERERCISEVYRRQNDVLAAEITVEQLQEREQLLAAQNEMLKVDNSNLKRRIVELDEMVKKLFGTQNVPLQIQQQRKNKENLLKQQDSTDLTRQLAKSEKIISRVNDELAQYRSFERQRQT
- the LOC131321996 gene encoding kinesin-like protein KIN-12C isoform X4, encoding MSKDNSSDRFLFSKTARNEGNENDFETEPSATHFPPPRTPLNSIPDPSQYHRETQDPDFESKDKLGSTRANPRIFATPRVYGRGKAQSEPNSVQTTPVRSVYRVSNVGSTSGNFGVSRAPQYSGARGGSFSRVSRGIPLLNSEQSIEIPHFELVEDPYFWRDHNVQVLIRIRPLNNTEMVSQGYGQCLRQESAQTLVWLGHPEARFTFDHIACETISQEKLFRVAGLPMVDNCMSGYNSCMFAYGQTGSGKTHTMMGEICQMDGKLNEDCGITPRIFEYLFTRISEEEEGRRDERLNYSCKCSFLEIYNEQITDLLEPSSSNLQLREDLKKGVYVENLTEHSVNTVDDVLKLLLQGAANRKIAATYMNSESSRSHSVFTCTIESHWEKDSTTHIRFGRLNLVDLAGSERQKSSGAEGDRLKEAVNINKSLSTLGLVIMSLVDVAHGKHRHVPYRDSRLTFLLQDSLGGNSKTTIIANVSPSICSANETLSTLKFAQRAKLIQNNAKVNEDASGNVTALQRQIQQLQGQLSFLMEHYNVSKPVSNFVPKLQQSNLGHSLEGNMCDDHNTQMAGNRKMVCLEATLVGALRREKLAETAARRLDAEIEQMNRLAQQREEDAQRAKMILRFREEKIKRLELFADGLLSADKYLMEENNILKEEIQLLQGRIDRNPELTRFALENVRLLNQIRLFQEFYKQGEREKLLAEISELRNQLLETLQGNYGMHKFVYGTEQDNDAIKEVEDCKNMNSKLMREVDELREELRKYCHQAAADFLVKYPEELKQTDTCSVVETVSNRSDSGDEMASCNQQEGEVLNYSDKKIGDAFVMRSSCPQEELLHARSLIETMESEQVRLIKELQLMQEENCIYREILSNKDLIDRESVLKLENFCKEKSDFENKREAVDMGNSNDIRSVSLQAKLDKMIKELDEARSLNCQYQEDQVTQLSWKHQTELVCEQVEMETAKTILHLQEEVAALQSELEKRLCYTAEENMRLRDKVAAREDEIRVVSMEWERATLELTSFLIEGSKSLKDASGQIESIACSFPHENVCLGEQVERAAKVCVEKEVTILLLHKSLEDARMLVLEMEQKLKSLKGATVALTEAQQHDNDASIKEAIQLSMLLNSDVNMIDMLENKLTYKEDPCTEAENDANGVFSGENRLSDCAEVFLRNNSEQDISVLKTAISSGVGNQQICEMKAHENGLALDDMKGPLELARVVLLESTDVIYTCCADTEIYLSALQSDVHEASSLYRELVQGFVENIHEMRKNFVELKENCRNCRLQRVEIPSSEEKIPEQENQYFLLQKIRDELSETNDRLNTIRGCIFKLWTTHDSSVRAEDLVEELDTWSAVCSTSGSDPSAESVAPEKSLYGSSSTCCNVYLGEISEQELDLEGSSTSSTDVNELQKSSGLIKSSIHDKSTKLHLKEELKKANDAFNDVNVQFAALFQTTEIGDWSNTGVCFQESPGFVNGNKKHMVSRGFNQHKKLEVSPELQAFELIMREAEAGYYNVRELISHQKISQASSFFTKFEEAHATMKEADVMLNALLKANQNAKELTGVWKQAGEELMVEKEGLIKEIEQLKVFICLKDGETEMLQDQIHYNLQEVENSVSLLEESFLRMQRDVEEMFKVIYSDSLTMAKDILHCFCNSRSSLEDICSETMGQGFAPLRLHQYHVGKSPNLSRDPGFHEARLQERCLVMNTSVSEPTTVVNGVRCVEEGDQSTLSKKLESRESSPADDDLMDENLFLKKELERKEEVLKGLLFDFSLLQESASTIKDMKDESEKLIVVLSQVQQELQMKTNQLNDVLVQNTKLEDRLVDTETALFISDSHLEQAKGTVDILSNQIAELRMLLEDLYLGKSEVEVQLEEQREVVKSLEEEILRINSSSETKLVSSIEDMEDDLKSVTIERDHLREQVGSLQDRLELAYSLVDENEAITVEARQESEACKVYAEQKEEEVKILERSVQELECTVNVLEKKVNEMEEEVEKHKLTRDSLEFELQALKERMLTVENFTEVMGSDNSDVEQQPEDQLSRQLHNKSVELHEAVKRIRLLEEEKAEQSKEMKQCKEYISELVLHAEAQASQYQHKYKTLEDMVRDVKSDEPTLTSAALSSEKTEKSSMRQRGSSSPFRCISSLVQQMNVEKDQELSQARFRIEELEALAASRQKEVCMLNTRLAAAESMTHDVIRDLLGVKLDMTNYANLVDQYQLQKLMEDTHLQAQESIAMEREIHDLRRQMNDLVDERERCISEVYRRQNDVLAAEITVEQLQEREQLLAAQNEMLKVDNSNLKRRIVELDEMVKKLFGTQNVPLQIQQQRKNKENLLKQQDSTDLTRQLAKSEKIISRVNDELAQYRSFERQRQT
- the LOC131321996 gene encoding kinesin-like protein KIN-12D isoform X2, which codes for MSKDNSSDRFLFSKTARNEGNENDFETEPSATHFPPPRTPLNSIPDPSQYHRETQDPDFESKDKLGSTRANPRIFATPRVYGRGKAQSEPNSVQTTPVRSVYRVSNVGSTSGNFGVSRAPQYSGARGGSFSRVSRGIPLLNSEQSIEIPHFELVEDPYFWRDHNVQVLIRIRPLNNTEMVSQGYGQCLRQESAQTLVWLGHPEARFTFDHIACETISQEKLFRVAGLPMVDNCMSGYNSCMFAYGQTGSGKTHTMMGEICQMDGKLNEDCGITPRIFEYLFTRISEEEEGRRDERLNYSCKCSFLEIYNEQITDLLEPSSSNLQLREDLKKGVYVENLTEHSVNTVDDVLKLLLQGAANRKIAATYMNSESSRSHSVFTCTIESHWEKDSTTHIRFGRLNLVDLAGSERQKSSGAEGDRLKEAVNINKSLSTLGLVIMSLVDVAHGKHRHVPYRDSRLTFLLQDSLGGNSKTTIIANVSPSICSANETLSTLKFAQRAKLIQNNAKVNEDASGNVTALQRQIQQLQGQLSFLMEHYNVSKPVSNFVPKLQQSNLGHSLEGNMCDDHNTQMAGNRKMVCLEATLVGALRREKLAETAARRLDAEIEQMNRLAQQREEDAQRAKMILRFREEKIKRLELFADGLLSADKYLMEENNILKEEIQLLQGRIDRNPELTRFALENVRLLNQIRLFQEFYKQGEREKLLAEISELRNQLLETLQGNYGMHKFVYGTEQDNDAIKEVEDCKNMNSKLMREVDELREELRKYCHQAAADFLVKYPEELKQTDTCSVLSGLLQVETVSNRSDSGDEMASCNQQEGEVLNYSDKKIGDAFVMRSSCPQEELLHARSLIETMESEQVRLIKELQLMQEENCIYREILSNKDLIDRESVLKLENFCKEKSDFENKREAVDMGNSNDIRSVSLQAKLDKMIKELDEARSLNCQYQEDQVTQLSWKHQTELVCEQVEMETAKTILHLQEEVAALQSELEKRLCYTAEENMRLRDKVAAREDEIRVVSMEWERATLELTSFLIEGSKSLKDASGQIESIACSFPHENVCLGEQVERAAKVCVEKEVTILLLHKSLEDARMLVLEMEQKLKSLKGATVALTEAQQHDNDASIKEAIQLSMLLNSDVNMIDMLENKLTYKEDPCTEAENDANGVFSGENRLSDCAEVFLRNNSEQDISVLKTAISSGVGNQQICEMKAHENGLALDDMKGPLELARVVLLESTDVIYTCCADTEIYLSALQSDVHEASSLYRELVQGFVENIHEMRKNFVELKENCRNCRLQRVEIPSSEEKIPEQENQYFLLQKIRDELSETNDRLNTIRGCIFKLWTTHDSSVRAEDLVEELDTWSAVCSTSGSDPSAESVAPEKSLYGSSSTCCNVYLGEISEQELDLEGSSTSSTDVNELQKSSGLIKSSIHDKSTKLHLKEELKKANDAFNDVNVQFAALFQTTEIGDWSNTGVCFQESPGFVNGNKKHMVSRGFNQHKKLEVSPELQAFELIMREAEAGYYNVRELISHQKISQASSFFTKFEEAHATMKEADVMLNALLKANQNAKELTGVWKQAGEELMVEKEGLIKEIEQLKVFICLKDGETEMLQDQIHYNLQEVENSVSLLEESFLRMQRDVEEMFKVIYSDSLTMAKDILHCFCNSRSSLEDICSETMGQGFAPLRLHQYHVGKSPNLSRDPGFHEARLQERCLVMNTSVSEPTTVVNGVRCVEEGDQSTLSKKLESRESSPADDDLMDENLFLKKELERKEEVLKGLLFDFSLLQESASTIKDMKDESEKLIVVLSQVQQELQMKTNQLNDVLVQNTKLEDRLVDTETALFISDSHLEQAKGTVDILSNQIAELRMLLEDLYLGKSEVEVQLEEQREVVKSLEEEILRINSSSETKLVSSIEDMEDDLKSVTIERDHLREQVGSLQDRLELAYSLVDENEAITVEARQESEACKVYAEQKEEEVKILERSVQELECTVNVLEKKVNEMEEEVEKHKLTRDSLEFELQALKERMLTVENFTEVMGSDNSDVEQQPEDQLSRQLHNKSVELHEAVKRIRLLEEEKAEQSKEMKQCKEYISELVLHAEAQASQYQHKYKTLEDMVRDVKSDEPTLTSAALSSEKTEKSSMRQRGSSSPFRCISSLVQQMNVEKDQELSQARFRIEELEALAASRQKEVCMLNTRLAAAESMTHDVIRDLLGVKLDMTNYANLVDQYQLQKLMEDTHLQAQESIAMEREIHDLRRQMNDLVDERERCISEVYRRQNDVLAAEITVEQLQEREQLLAAQNEMLKVDNSNLKRRIVELDEMVKKLFGTQNVPLQIQQQRKNKENLLKQQDSTDLTRQLAKSEKIISRVNDELAQYRSFERQRQT
- the LOC131321996 gene encoding kinesin-like protein KIN-12D isoform X3 — encoded protein: MSKDNSSDRFLFSKTARNEGNENDFETEPSATHFPPPRTPLNSIPDPSQYHRETQDPDFESKDKLGSTRANPRIFATPRVYGRGKAQSEPNSVQTTPVRSVYRVSNVGSTSGNFGVSRAPQYSGARGGSFSRVSRGIPLLNSEQSIEIPHFELVEDPYFWRDHNVQVLIRIRPLNNTEMVSQGYGQCLRQESAQTLVWLGHPEARFTFDHIACETISQEKLFRVAGLPMVDNCMSGYNSCMFAYGQTGSGKTHTMMGEICQMDGKLNEDCGITPRIFEYLFTRISEEEEGRRDERLNYSCKCSFLEIYNEQITDLLEPSSSNLQLREDLKKGVYVENLTEHSVNTVDDVLKLLLQGAANRKIAATYMNSESSRSHSVFTCTIESHWEKDSTTHIRFGRLNLVDLAGSERQKSSGAEGDRLKEAVNINKSLSTLGLVIMSLVDVAHGKHRHVPYRDSRLTFLLQDSLGGNSKTTIIANVSPSICSANETLSTLKFAQRAKLIQNNAKVNEDASGNVTALQRQIQQLQGQLSFLMEHYNVSKPVSNFVPKLQQSNLGHSLEGNMCDDHNTQMAGNRKMVCLEATLVGALRREKLAETAARRLDAEIEQMNRLAQQREEDAQRAKMILRFREEKIKRLELFADGLLSADKYLMEENNILKEEIQLLQGRIDRNPELTRFALENVRLLNQIRLFQEFYKQGEREKLLAEISELRNQLLETLQGNYGMHKFVYGTEQDNDAIKEVEDCKNMNSKLMREVDELREELRKYCHQAVCGSAADFLVKYPEELKQTDTCSVVETVSNRSDSGDEMASCNQQEGEVLNYSDKKIGDAFVMRSSCPQEELLHARSLIETMESEQVRLIKELQLMQEENCIYREILSNKDLIDRESVLKLENFCKEKSDFENKREAVDMGNSNDIRSVSLQAKLDKMIKELDEARSLNCQYQEDQVTQLSWKHQTELVCEQVEMETAKTILHLQEEVAALQSELEKRLCYTAEENMRLRDKVAAREDEIRVVSMEWERATLELTSFLIEGSKSLKDASGQIESIACSFPHENVCLGEQVERAAKVCVEKEVTILLLHKSLEDARMLVLEMEQKLKSLKGATVALTEAQQHDNDASIKEAIQLSMLLNSDVNMIDMLENKLTYKEDPCTEAENDANGVFSGENRLSDCAEVFLRNNSEQDISVLKTAISSGVGNQQICEMKAHENGLALDDMKGPLELARVVLLESTDVIYTCCADTEIYLSALQSDVHEASSLYRELVQGFVENIHEMRKNFVELKENCRNCRLQRVEIPSSEEKIPEQENQYFLLQKIRDELSETNDRLNTIRGCIFKLWTTHDSSVRAEDLVEELDTWSAVCSTSGSDPSAESVAPEKSLYGSSSTCCNVYLGEISEQELDLEGSSTSSTDVNELQKSSGLIKSSIHDKSTKLHLKEELKKANDAFNDVNVQFAALFQTTEIGDWSNTGVCFQESPGFVNGNKKHMVSRGFNQHKKLEVSPELQAFELIMREAEAGYYNVRELISHQKISQASSFFTKFEEAHATMKEADVMLNALLKANQNAKELTGVWKQAGEELMVEKEGLIKEIEQLKVFICLKDGETEMLQDQIHYNLQEVENSVSLLEESFLRMQRDVEEMFKVIYSDSLTMAKDILHCFCNSRSSLEDICSETMGQGFAPLRLHQYHVGKSPNLSRDPGFHEARLQERCLVMNTSVSEPTTVVNGVRCVEEGDQSTLSKKLESRESSPADDDLMDENLFLKKELERKEEVLKGLLFDFSLLQESASTIKDMKDESEKLIVVLSQVQQELQMKTNQLNDVLVQNTKLEDRLVDTETALFISDSHLEQAKGTVDILSNQIAELRMLLEDLYLGKSEVEVQLEEQREVVKSLEEEILRINSSSETKLVSSIEDMEDDLKSVTIERDHLREQVGSLQDRLELAYSLVDENEAITVEARQESEACKVYAEQKEEEVKILERSVQELECTVNVLEKKVNEMEEEVEKHKLTRDSLEFELQALKERMLTVENFTEVMGSDNSDVEQQPEDQLSRQLHNKSVELHEAVKRIRLLEEEKAEQSKEMKQCKEYISELVLHAEAQASQYQHKYKTLEDMVRDVKSDEPTLTSAALSSEKTEKSSMRQRGSSSPFRCISSLVQQMNVEKDQELSQARFRIEELEALAASRQKEVCMLNTRLAAAESMTHDVIRDLLGVKLDMTNYANLVDQYQLQKLMEDTHLQAQESIAMEREIHDLRRQMNDLVDERERCISEVYRRQNDVLAAEITVEQLQEREQLLAAQNEMLKVDNSNLKRRIVELDEMVKKLFGTQNVPLQIQQQRKNKENLLKQQDSTDLTRQLAKSEKIISRVNDELAQYRSFERQRQT